The following are from one region of the Equus przewalskii isolate Varuska chromosome 21, EquPr2, whole genome shotgun sequence genome:
- the BPIFB3 gene encoding BPI fold-containing family B member 3: MPGLWSLLLLWGLAAPCWGLLETVGTLARIDKDELSKAIQNSLVGGPILQNVLGTVTATNQGLLGSGGLLGGGGLLSHGGVFSVVEGLSGLKIEELTLPQVSLKLLPGFGVQVSLHTKVGLHSSGPLGGLLQLAAEVNVSSRVALGVSARGTPILILKRCSTLLGHISVFSGLLPAPLFGVVEQTLFKVLPGLLCPVVDSVLGVVNELLGAVLGLVPLGALGSVEFSLATLPLISNQYIELDINPIVKSVAGDVIDFPKPRSPIKVPPKDDHTSQVLVPLYLFSTVFGLLQANGALNIDITSELVPSNVPLTTTDLAALVPEALGKLPPGKLLLLSLRVTQAPTVTLQNKKAMVSIAADIHVLSYPPKGTPEALFKLNGVMTLNAHLAPSATRLHLALSLERLRVTLASSFAHTFDASRLEEWLSSVVRVAYVPKLNVDLDVGIPLPKVLNVNFANAALEIIENAVVLTVAS; the protein is encoded by the exons CCATCCAGAACTCGCTGGTGGGGGGGCCCATTCTGCAGAACGTGCTGGGGACGGTCACAGCCACGAACCAGGGCCTCCTGGGCTCTGGGGGGCTGCTCGGAGGAGGCGGCCTGCTGAGCCACGGAGGAGTTTTTAGTGTCGTTGAGGGGCTCTCCGG GCTGAAGATTGAGGAACTCACGCTGCCGCAGGTGTCGCTGAAGCTGCTGCCAGGGTTTGGGGTGCAGGTGAGCCTGCACACCAAGGTGGGCCTGCACTCCTCTGG CCCCCTGGGGGGCCTCCTGCAGCTGGCGGCCGAGGTGAACGTGTCGTCGCGGGTGGCACTGGGTGTGAGCGCGCGAGGCACGCCCATCCTCATCCTCAAGCGCTGCAGCACGCTCCTGGGCCACATCAGCGTGTTCTCGGG GCTGCTGCCCGCACCGCTCTTTGGGGTTGTGGAGCAGACACTCTTCAAGGTGCTGCCGGGCCTG CTGTGCCCCGTGGTGGACAGTGTGCTGGGCGTGGTGAATGAGCTCCTGGGGGCTGTGCTGG GCCTGGTGCCCCTTGGGGCTCTTGGGTCTGTGGAATTCTCTCTGGCCACACTGCCTCTCATCTCTAACCAGTACATAGAGCTGGACATCAAC CCCATCGTGAAGAGCGTAGCTGGCGATGTCATCGACTTCCCCAAGCCCCGCAGCCCCATCAAAGTGCCTCCCAAGGACGACCACACGTCCCAGGTGCTCGTGCCTCTGTATCTCTTCAGCACCGTGTTTGGGCTCCTGCAGGCTAACGGTGCCCTCAACATAGACATCACCTCTGAGCTG GTTCCCAGCAACGTCCCATTGACAACCACAGACCTGGCAGCTTTGGTCCCTGAG gccctggggaagTTGCCCCCAGGCAAGCTGCTCCTGCTGTCACTGCGGGTGACACAAGCACCCACAGTCACACTGCAGAACAAGAAGGCCATGGTCTCCATCGCAGCTGACATCCACGTGCTGTCCTACCCCCCTAAAGGGACCCCTGAAGCCCTCTTCAAGCTGAATGGG GTGATGACGTTAAACGCCCACCTGGCTCCCTCGGCGACCAGGCTGCACCTCGCCCTGTCCCTGGAACG GCTCAGGGTCACGTTGGCCTCGTCCTTTGCCCACACCTTTGAC GCATCCCGCTTAGAAGAGTGGCTCAGCAGTGTGGTCCGGGTGGCGTACGTGCCGAAGCTGAACG TGGACCTGGATGTTGGAATTCCCTTGCCGAAGGTTCTCAACGTCAATTTTGCCAATGCGGCCCTGGAGATCATAGAG AATGCCGTCGTGCTGACTGTGGCATCCTGA